The genome window TAAGCCAGCCTCATCTCAGTGAAGAACCATTTGCCTCTACATGGAACTGGTTGCCCTTGGGTGGTGATTGGCTGAAGATTGGGGTGTTGATGGACCCGGTGGGTGCAGTGACCCTGTTCTTTGTGGCTTGGACCATCTTAATGATTTTTATCTACAGTGTGGGTTACCACAATTTTGGTCAGCCGGAAGGTGATCACGACCGCCCTGGTCTTCCTCCCCATGGAGCGACTGTGCGCGATGCCCATGGACACACTCATCGTGTGCCTTCGGTTGAGCCCATGTATTCGCGGTTCTTTGCGCTGATCAGCCTGTTTGCCTTTGCCATGTTCCTGCTGGTGGTCACCGATAATTTGCTGACCCTGTACATTGGCTGGGAAATCATGGGCTTTTGTTCCTACATGCTGATTGGTTTCTGGTATGGCAAGGAATCGGCGCGTAAAGCTGCCATTAAGGCTTTCCTGACCACCCGGGTGGGTGATGTGTTCATGCTGTTGGGTATTGTGGGTGTGTACACGGCAACGGGAAGTCTGAATTACCGCGAAGCCCTGATGAATCCGAATGTGCTTCAGGTACTGGCGCAAACACCTTCCGGGGTGCTGGATCTCTCAGTTGCCGGGCTTTTGGGATTGCTGTTATTCATCGGTACGGTAGGCAAGAGTGCGCAGTTCCCCTTGCATGTCTGGTTGCCCGATGCGATGGAAGGTCCCACGCCGGTTTCGGCAATGATTCATGCCGCTACAATGGTCTCGGCTGGTGTGTACCTGACCGTGCGTATCTACCCACTGCTTTCGGCGGGTTGGGAAGGCGGGGTACTCACGCCGGCGATGTCAGTAGTGGCGTTTATTGGCGCTTTCACTGCTCTCTTTGCCGCTACGATTGCGCTGGCGCAAAATGACATTAAACGGGTACTGGCATATTCCACCATCTCGCAGTTGGGCTATATGATTGCCGCGGTGGGCATTGGCGCGTATGTGGCGGCAGTGTTCCATCTGGTCACCCACGCCTTCTTCAAGGCATTGCTTTTCCTCGGCTCCGGTTCGGTGATTCACGGCATGGAGCATGGGGTTCTGCATACCGATGAGAAAATTGATCCGCAGGACATGTTCAACATGGGCGGATTGAAAGCCAAAATGCCGGTGACCTTCTGGACATTCCTCATCGGCGGGTTGGCGCTTTCCGGTTTCCCGGTTTTGACTGCTGGGTTCTGGTCGAAGGATGAGATTCTCACAGGAGCGTTTGCCGGTCAGCACTGGTGGGTGTTTGGCACGCTGGCGTTTGCTGCGTTCCTCACGGCTTTCTATACCATGCGTCAGATTACCTTGATCTTTCTGGGAACACCGCGCACGCATGCTGCCGAGCATGCTGTGGAGAGCCGCGTTGTGATGACGGCTCCACTGGTGGTACTTTCGATTTTTGCGGTTGCTTTTGGGTGGAGCGGCATCCCCGAAAAGTTCCCTCTGCTGGGAGGGCTCATTCCCAACTGGTTTGGTGAGTTTGTCGGCAGTATGCTTCACGGTGAAGGGGAACATGCTGTAGAGAGTTTGCTCCCTTTGTTAACCTCGCTGGTGGTTTCGCTGGGTGGTTTGACCCTGGGATGGCTGGTGTACCGCAACGTTCGCGCAGGTGAGCCTGATCCACTCCAGAAACCGCTGGGGGCGCTTTACCGCGTGTTCAAGTACAAGTACGGCATTGACGAACTTTATGATGCTGTGTTTGTGCGTCCTTCGGTTTGGCTTGCGGAGGTATTCACCTACCGCTTCCTCGACAAGATGGTGCTGGATGGCATCATTGAAGGCGTTGCCCGTGGAACGTGGAATCTTGGTGTGGCTCTGCGCCGCTACTTCGACCTTGCGGTTATCAACTGGTTTGGGGATGCTGTCGTTAGCGGTGGCACGCGCAAGAGCGGCGAGACGTTGCGTCCCATTCAGAGCGGGCGTGTCCAGCAGTATCTGATGGTGACGCTGATCGGGACGATTTTGCTGGGTATTGTCCTGTACCTGATGTTTGTCGGGTAGCGTGGCAGAAGAACGAGGCTCGATTCAGGAGGTCTCCACAACATGGATTTTCTCGGTAATCATCTGCTTTCCCTGATTTTGTTCATCCCAACCGGTGCGGCGCTTTTGCTTTTACTCATCCCCCGCGATCGGTTGACGCTCATCCGCTGGTTCAGCCTGGTTGCCAGTCTCATTCCGTTGATCCTCTCGGTTATCCTATGGTTCAGGTTTGATCCGCAGGGGGCAAAGTTCCAGTTTGTTGAAGAAGCGGTGTGGTATCCCGCCATTCATTCTTCGTACCATGTGGGCATCGACGGCATTGCCCTCACCATGGTTTTGCTTACCACCCTGCTGACGCCGCTGGCTATTCTGGCATCTTTCAGCATTCAGGACAATGTACGCACGTACATGGTGCTGTTCCTGTTGCTGGAGACGGGCATGCTGGGCGTGTTTTTAGCCCTGGATTTGCTTCTCTTCTTTGTCTTCTGGGAAGTGGGACTGGTGCCCATGTACTTCCTGATTGCTCAGTGGGGCGGTGCCAATCGCAATTATGCTTCGCTAAAGTTCATCCTCTACACCATGGCAGGGTCGCTGGGCTTACTGCTGGCAATTCAGTTGATTGGGGTGGTGACTCAAACTTATGATATTACCCGATTGATTGAACTCTGGCCCTCGCTGGATTTGCCTGGCGGAGTGCTGTTAGGCTTGCCTCTCTCGACGGTCAAAGCCGTGGCGTTTTGGGCTTTTGTGGTAGCGTTTGCTATCAAAGTCCCCGTTTGGCCCTTCCACACCTGGCTTCCCGATGCTCACACCGAAGCGCCTACGGCTGGCTCGATGATTCTGGCTGGGGTGCTTCTGAAATTGGGAGCCTTTGGTTTCATTCGCCTGGTTTTGCCGCTTTACCCAGCCGAGTCCCGA of Anaerolinea thermophila UNI-1 contains these proteins:
- the nuoL gene encoding NADH-quinone oxidoreductase subunit L — encoded protein: MTSEVLLWLIPFPPLLAFGVIALFTHRKRALSHSLAIASAALSWLLAMVVFFRAVSQPHLSEEPFASTWNWLPLGGDWLKIGVLMDPVGAVTLFFVAWTILMIFIYSVGYHNFGQPEGDHDRPGLPPHGATVRDAHGHTHRVPSVEPMYSRFFALISLFAFAMFLLVVTDNLLTLYIGWEIMGFCSYMLIGFWYGKESARKAAIKAFLTTRVGDVFMLLGIVGVYTATGSLNYREALMNPNVLQVLAQTPSGVLDLSVAGLLGLLLFIGTVGKSAQFPLHVWLPDAMEGPTPVSAMIHAATMVSAGVYLTVRIYPLLSAGWEGGVLTPAMSVVAFIGAFTALFAATIALAQNDIKRVLAYSTISQLGYMIAAVGIGAYVAAVFHLVTHAFFKALLFLGSGSVIHGMEHGVLHTDEKIDPQDMFNMGGLKAKMPVTFWTFLIGGLALSGFPVLTAGFWSKDEILTGAFAGQHWWVFGTLAFAAFLTAFYTMRQITLIFLGTPRTHAAEHAVESRVVMTAPLVVLSIFAVAFGWSGIPEKFPLLGGLIPNWFGEFVGSMLHGEGEHAVESLLPLLTSLVVSLGGLTLGWLVYRNVRAGEPDPLQKPLGALYRVFKYKYGIDELYDAVFVRPSVWLAEVFTYRFLDKMVLDGIIEGVARGTWNLGVALRRYFDLAVINWFGDAVVSGGTRKSGETLRPIQSGRVQQYLMVTLIGTILLGIVLYLMFVG
- a CDS encoding complex I subunit 4 family protein, whose amino-acid sequence is MDFLGNHLLSLILFIPTGAALLLLLIPRDRLTLIRWFSLVASLIPLILSVILWFRFDPQGAKFQFVEEAVWYPAIHSSYHVGIDGIALTMVLLTTLLTPLAILASFSIQDNVRTYMVLFLLLETGMLGVFLALDLLLFFVFWEVGLVPMYFLIAQWGGANRNYASLKFILYTMAGSLGLLLAIQLIGVVTQTYDITRLIELWPSLDLPGGVLLGLPLSTVKAVAFWAFVVAFAIKVPVWPFHTWLPDAHTEAPTAGSMILAGVLLKLGAFGFIRLVLPLYPAESRQYALWLAGLATLAIIFGALGAFGQNDFKRLVAYSSINHMGFVVLGVAAMAIAPGTLDANIAMNGAVLQMFNHGLYSAGMFFLVGVIYERAHTRDLNAFGGLYALLPVYGSVLIFTSMASLGLPGLNGFVSEFMVVRGAWGVLTVFTALSMIGLFFTGAYTLKALWKVLHGPLNEHWKGHVSEMNVREMLVIAPLMALILVIGVMPGWIVDVINRAVRLWF